The DNA region AACCGCCAAAGAAAAATCAGATGAGCTGCTGTTTCACATGGCCATTGCCGTGATCTCGGTGACCCTGTTGATCTGGTTTACACTGGGACTCCGTGAATCTGGTGTGGTAGCCCTGGCCATTCCGGTTACCTTGGCGCTGACCATGGCCACCTTTTACTGGTACGGTTATACCCTCAACCGTATCACCTTATTTGCGTTGATTTTCTCCATCGGTATTTTAGTGGATGATGCCATTGTGGTGGTGGAAAATATGGTTCGTCACAATCACCTGCCGGAAAACAAAGGCCGCAGCCGTTTCAAGATCGCCATCGAAGCGGTAGACGAAGTTGGTAATCCCACCATTTTAGCCACTTTGGCGGTGATCGCCGCCATATTGCCCATGGCTTTTGTGGGCGGATTGATGGGGCCATATATGCGGCCCATTCCTGTGGGAGCTTCGGCAGCCATGGTTTATTCCCTTCTGGTGGCCTTCATCGTTACCCCCTGGGCAGCAGTTCGAATACTCAGATCGAATGACAGCGGTCATAGCAAAACCCATAATCATTCCCGCGAGGATTGGAGCACCCGCCTCTATCGCAGGGTGATGAACCCCCTGATCCACCGTCGCCGCTGGCGCTGGATCTTTTTGGCGGCTGTGGTGGGATTGCTGTTACTGGCCTGTGCCATGGTGGGCATTGGAATGGTCCAAGTGAAAATGCTGCCTTTTGACAATAAAAGCGAATTCCAGGTGATCATTGACATGCCAGAGGGAACCACCCTGGAAGCCACTGCTGCGGCAGCCCAGGATATGGGAGATTACCTTTCCACCGTAAACGAAGTCACCGATTACCAGATCCACGTGGGCACCAGCGGTCCTTTTAACTTCAACGGTATGGTCCGTCACTATTATCTGCGTCAGGCCAACCATCATGCCGATATCCAGGTCAACCTGGCAGAAAAAGGCCACCGCAAGCAACAGAGCCATGCCGTAGCCAAACGGGTTCGTCCTGCCCTGGTACAGATTGCCCGGCGCCATCGGGCACGTATCAAAGTGGCCGAAGTTCCCCCCGGTCCACCGGTTCTCTCTACCCTGGTGGCTGAAATTTACGGACCCGATTATGAACGCCAGCGTGAAATTGCCGCTCAGATCATGCAAGTCTTTGAAGAAACCCCCGGGGTGGTGGATGTGGACTGGTTTATGGAGGACGAACATCCCAGATATCTCCTGAGTTTGGATCGCGAAAAAGCCGCTCTTCATGGCATTACTCCGCACCAGATCAGCAGTACTTTAAAGCTGGCCATGAGTGGCCGACAGGTGGGACTGTTGCATCAACCCCGAGAAAGAGAAGATGTCCCGATCATTCTCAAACTGCCGTTGGCGGACCGTGCCGATGTGAAACGTTTGGGAAATATCAAGTTGCAGGCTTCTGACGGCCATCTGGTTCAGCTCTCTTCTCTGGTGCGTGCTGATATGACCGCACCCGATAAAAGCATTTACCATAAAAACCTCATGCCCGTGGTTTATGTGACCGGTGATGTGGCCGGCGTAAAGGAGAGCCCGGTATACGCTATTCTGGAAATGCGAAAAAAGATCGATGCGATTCAACTGCCAGAGGGTTATGGTATTCAACAACACACTGCCAATCTGCCCAACAGCGACCGCAAGTATGCCATGAAGTGGGACGGTGAATGGCACATCACCTACGAAGTCTTTCGCGACCTGAGCATGGCCTTTGCAGTGGTACTGATCCTAATCTTCGTTTTGGTGGTGGGCTGGTTTCAATCCTTTTCCACTCCGTTAGTAATCATGGTTGCCATTCCTTTTTCTCTCATCGGTATTTTACCTGCCCACTGGGCCATGGGGGCTTTCTTCACCGCAACCTCTATGATCGGGTTTATTGCCGGCGCAGGTATTGTGGTACGTAACTCAATTATTCTAGTGGATTTTATTGAACTGCGGGTTAAACAGGGCGCGCCTTTAGATCAGGCCGTGGTGGATGCCGGAGCGGTAAGGTTTCGACCCATGATGCTTACCGCTGCCGCAGTGGTGGTGGGAGCCTCGGTAATCCTTTTCGACCCCATCTTTCAAGGCCTGGCCATCTCCCTGATGGCCGGCGAAATTGCATCGCTGCTTTTTTCCCGCATGACCGTACCTATATTGTACTACATGGACAAACGATGGGAATCAGCCCACGCCCATGGTGCCGATGTGACTGCTGAAATAGTAGAGGAATAATATGATTCATCAAGGGGTCTAGTAAATACACTCTTTATAGGCGAATAAAATGGAATATCTTCTCAAATTCAGTGAGCTGAAAAAATATTTCCAAAAAGCTGATTTCTTTGATGTGAAAGTATTCCAAGGCAAGACCACATTGAGGAAATTTATTGCATCTATGTTGTCCTACTATCCATGGTGGATCGTCCAACTCTATCGTATCCGCAGGCTGCTCGTCGGCCTTTTGGGCCTTGTTAAACATGAAGCCCCGGAAAATTTGCCCAACCTGAAACCGGAAGATGTTTCTTTTACCCCTGGAGACAATGTTACCTTTTTCATCGTTCGACGCGCCAAAGAGAATATCTTTTGGGTTTCGGAAATCCCTGATGACAAACATTTACGGGCATATTTCGGCGTTGTCAAAGAACCTGTAAGCCATTCTATTAATCGCTTCTACGTTATTACTACTGTTTTTTATAAGCATTGGACAGGTTCGGTTTATTTTAATCTTATTCGACCGTTTCATCACCTGGTTGTTTCACGAATGGCTCAGCATGGGCTGAAGTAACCGAGTCAACCATTTTATAGCTTAGGAATAACTCAGTTGGAAACCTACACTGAACCCAAAAAACTGGTTAAAAACATTGGTTATCAGGAACAAAAGCAACAAATGCTGGCCGGCCTCACTGATGGCATGATCGACGCCCCCATCATAGGACTGATTAAAACAATTAATCGCTTGCCTTATTGTTTCACCCTGCAATGCTGCTACGGGCATTTTACCTACAACAGTCAGAATAATACCCACAACCTTGAACCGTTGCCGCGTACAGAAAAAATTGAGCGCGTGGAGTACAGGATTGCCTACATTGCCTTTTGTATTGAGCACAGTGCTTGGGGAAGAAGTCTCATTGCCGCTCTTAACAAAATCACTCATTTTGACCCGGAATACATACAGCTCTGCAGTGCAGAGTGGTTCTGGGAAAGACAGGTTAATTCTTATGCGTTACAGGTGGAGCCGGACAGGTTTAAGCATCAGGACAGAGTTATCCTTGATTATGACGAAGCATTGCATGTTGAAACCACACGAAATCAATTCTTTGACCACCTCAGAGAATTATTTCTAAACTTGTTGGAATCATCAGGTTATCGATAGCAGATTTTATGCTCAAACGGACCATCCCCGTGGTTTCCGTGGCAAACGACGGCTGCTTAATCGTTGATACAAGATGCAAAACTATCATAAACAGAAATTTACCGCAGGAGGATACATTGAATATTTCAAAAATCTAATATTGAATTTTCCCCAATTTCAAAAGCTGAAGAAAAAAAAAGGCCGTTATGTTGATATTGGATGTGGATCAGGAGAGCAAATTTTTTCCATTGCCCCTCATTTTGCACAATTCACATTCACCGGAATCGACCTGTCTAAGCCCAATATCTATGCCTGTAAGAAAGCGTTATCAAACATGTCCGACCGTTCAAGATTTAACTTTATCCATGATGATTTCATTGAACACCCATTTAATAGAACGTTTGTCATGGCCTTTTCCTACTCTGTGTTCCAGCTTTTGGATGCTTCGATTGATGATTTATTGAGACGGGTATGGAAATTGCTGGAACCCAACGGTTATCTTGTGTTGAGCATGCCGTATGCCTGCCGATACAACACTTGTTTAAATTATGTTAGAAAAATTTTAGGACTGCTTCGGTGTCATCTGTTTGATCGGCTTATTGTGGATATTGCCCACATGATGTATCGAAAGAAATTCTCTAAAACCTTCCTTCGTGAAAGGATGTTATACTTGGATCAGGTGGATCGCAATCTGTTCGATTTGAAGGCAACCAAAGCTCTAGACCAATTTTGGAAGATCGAATTTCATGAGCAGACCCCCTCCCCCAGTTTTATTCAAAGCAGGCATATGTCGCTTATTTTGCGAAAAATCAATCCGCAACAAGCTTTCTAAAAAAAGTGATGGTGTCCTTTGTTTCCGCAATTAATGAATAAATAAGCACAGAAAATTGAAGACCGAAAATCACACTTTCCAAAATAAAGAACTGCCTCGGGGTTATGGTAAACAGCAGGAAAGGAACCAGTACAGCGGACATCCACATTAAAATATACCTAAATCTAATCTTTTGCTTTTGATTTTTTTCTCTGATCAAAGACGCAATTTTCAATATCACATAGATAATAACAACATCGGAGATGCTCCATAATATCCCCTGAACTTTTGTCGTCCACATATAGGCTCCGGTGGAAAAGTTTTTTCCTATTTCAAAGAAAATCATATCCATTATATTTGAATTCATCATACCTTCCTTTTTAACAAGAAGAGGATTTTAAGTCCGATCAATCCAACCACCCATTCGATCAGAATCCAGAACATCCCGCATATTTTGATGTAAAAATTAAACATATTTTGCATGTTTTTAGGGTGATACCGATCCATATCCGCCAATGTGCCAACATAGCAATGATAGCTGATATAAACAGCAACTAGAAACACCAAGAATATACCCGGACCAAATAAAAGAGTATTATTAAGTATTGATTTTTTCTTTTCTAAAGCCATTCTCAACAGATTATAGATTTGGAAAACATAAATTGCGATCACCGCTTCGATTGCCACCCACAGCGTGCAAAAGAAATTCCATAAGTAGCTGTAGTAGAAATGTCCCAAGGACCTGTATTTAATCCCCAAATATGTGTCGATATTTATCTCTTCGCCGAAGTTTAAACAAACAAGAATAATAAAAAAAGTGATGCAAAAGAAGACAAATTCTCTTTGTCGCGCTTCTCCTTTTTTCAGGAAGAGGAAGCTTTTTCTGATATAAACCATGACCAGTCCTTCGGCAAAGAGCCAGAAGATTCCCATGATCTTTATAAACAGTGATATGCTCATCCTCTCCTAACCCTCATGAACTTGAAATATGAAGCATTGCCAGAATGAAAATACTGGTAGAAATAGGAAACAAATCTGAAAGCAACTGATCGATTTCTACTGTACCTACAGCGAAAAATCAACCTTCGGGTTATCGGTTGTGGAAATGCCTTGACGAGATAATGACTTATTATCTGTATCCGTACCCTGACCATATAAATGAAGAGTCGGAGAGTTTTTAAATTTCCATACTATCACTGGGGAAATCGCCTTATAACAAGTATTAATAAATGTGTTCACCACCAGATTTAAATTGATTTTTTCATCAATCCGTGTCATTTGATCTATCTCGTTATCAGCCGGTTTGATATGTTTTCGCTAAACCCATAACTTGAACACCGAACCCGCTTCGATGAATTTTACCAGCCGATACCCATAAATTTTATGTATATCTTTTCCATTCGGCCATAGGGAATCGCATGATGCTTAAATCATTTTTTACAGCAAAAACCGTTCAATGGCTTTTTCCCCTAGTCATTATAATTCTCTGGGGAAATCAGGCCCCGGCAGAAGTAAAACAAGAACATCCGGTATTCACCTTTCGACTTCTTTTAACCGAGAAGAAATGCCAGATGGCTATTTGGGTGACCGATAAACACGGGGTCTTTGTGGAAACTGTCTATATCACCCGGAAAATCGCTAAAAAAGGGCTGGGAAATCGCCGTGGTGGATTGGATGACAAATGGGGTGGTGCCCGTTTAAGTGCTTTGCCTGTATGGGCTTACAGCCGTGGTGTGGACTATGGTAATGGAAATTTCTATCCTCCTAAACACA from Thermodesulfobacteriota bacterium includes:
- a CDS encoding DUF2867 domain-containing protein produces the protein MEYLLKFSELKKYFQKADFFDVKVFQGKTTLRKFIASMLSYYPWWIVQLYRIRRLLVGLLGLVKHEAPENLPNLKPEDVSFTPGDNVTFFIVRRAKENIFWVSEIPDDKHLRAYFGVVKEPVSHSINRFYVITTVFYKHWTGSVYFNLIRPFHHLVVSRMAQHGLK
- a CDS encoding efflux RND transporter permease subunit, with product MTDTTGTAGKIARFFIDSKLTPLVITASLLLGIAAVVALPREEEPQIIVPMIDIFVQMPGAGAKEVEQRITSPMEKLLWEIPGVEYVYTTSSPGLSMAVVRFLVGQDEEESIVRLQSKLLANFDRIPWAATPPLIKPRYIDDVPILALTFWSRQVEPYILRRVAAEVETIIKREPNVSITSIIGGVQRQIRVLFDPLRLASVGIDLEKAAMMLQAANQEADTGGYPSPKGQVTVHVGGFLNTIEDVRRVILGTHGGRPVYVQDVATIEDGPAESDQYLFFGTGPASAESHIKNRDRFPAITLTVAKRKGTNAIAVAEKVLHRIKDVRGTIIPDNIQMTVTRHYGETAKEKSDELLFHMAIAVISVTLLIWFTLGLRESGVVALAIPVTLALTMATFYWYGYTLNRITLFALIFSIGILVDDAIVVVENMVRHNHLPENKGRSRFKIAIEAVDEVGNPTILATLAVIAAILPMAFVGGLMGPYMRPIPVGASAAMVYSLLVAFIVTPWAAVRILRSNDSGHSKTHNHSREDWSTRLYRRVMNPLIHRRRWRWIFLAAVVGLLLLACAMVGIGMVQVKMLPFDNKSEFQVIIDMPEGTTLEATAAAAQDMGDYLSTVNEVTDYQIHVGTSGPFNFNGMVRHYYLRQANHHADIQVNLAEKGHRKQQSHAVAKRVRPALVQIARRHRARIKVAEVPPGPPVLSTLVAEIYGPDYERQREIAAQIMQVFEETPGVVDVDWFMEDEHPRYLLSLDREKAALHGITPHQISSTLKLAMSGRQVGLLHQPREREDVPIILKLPLADRADVKRLGNIKLQASDGHLVQLSSLVRADMTAPDKSIYHKNLMPVVYVTGDVAGVKESPVYAILEMRKKIDAIQLPEGYGIQQHTANLPNSDRKYAMKWDGEWHITYEVFRDLSMAFAVVLILIFVLVVGWFQSFSTPLVIMVAIPFSLIGILPAHWAMGAFFTATSMIGFIAGAGIVVRNSIILVDFIELRVKQGAPLDQAVVDAGAVRFRPMMLTAAAVVVGASVILFDPIFQGLAISLMAGEIASLLFSRMTVPILYYMDKRWESAHAHGADVTAEIVEE
- a CDS encoding class I SAM-dependent methyltransferase, which translates into the protein MQNYHKQKFTAGGYIEYFKNLILNFPQFQKLKKKKGRYVDIGCGSGEQIFSIAPHFAQFTFTGIDLSKPNIYACKKALSNMSDRSRFNFIHDDFIEHPFNRTFVMAFSYSVFQLLDASIDDLLRRVWKLLEPNGYLVLSMPYACRYNTCLNYVRKILGLLRCHLFDRLIVDIAHMMYRKKFSKTFLRERMLYLDQVDRNLFDLKATKALDQFWKIEFHEQTPSPSFIQSRHMSLILRKINPQQAF